The genomic interval CCTCCGGTGTCTGCGGTGCGACCGCAAGGTGCTGATGCCGCGGCCCAAACTCGAGCGGCGGATTCGCGAATTTGTCCGCCGAGGGCCGGAGGGCTCCCGCACGTCCGAAGCACCGTGAACTGGGGCACAACCTGTTCTGTTCGGAAGG from bacterium carries:
- a CDS encoding DUF951 domain-containing protein translates to MAIVKLTLGDVVRTRKAHPCGGDQWEVVRLGADIGLRCLRCDRKVLMPRPKLERRIREFVRRGPEGSRTSEAP